A region of Candidatus Poribacteria bacterium DNA encodes the following proteins:
- a CDS encoding M14 family metallocarboxypeptidase has product MRNYAEVTERLNRLDVPIELLGTAHTYPIHQIHLASSAGTPKHILITGGMHGDEPAGVAAVLQFLARDNTALLKNFSFSVIPCMNPYGYVHNTRETFDDVDINRAFETEDVAEVAIVKKALGQTQFSLAIDFHEDYDATGFYLYEGKRDEKYIGPKLATAAKAIGPIDPEDPGEDAPDLAEGVYKVATSWGTQGLAPYLLHFHSEHVIISETPTVWQLEQRVALHLTILDTALNIISERDV; this is encoded by the coding sequence TTGCGCAATTACGCTGAAGTTACCGAACGCTTAAACCGTTTAGACGTGCCAATAGAATTACTCGGCACTGCCCATACTTACCCGATACATCAAATTCACTTAGCGTCTTCGGCGGGAACACCGAAACACATTCTTATCACTGGCGGTATGCACGGCGACGAACCTGCTGGTGTTGCGGCGGTTTTACAGTTCCTTGCGCGTGATAACACCGCACTCCTGAAAAACTTCTCGTTTTCAGTGATCCCTTGCATGAATCCATACGGTTACGTTCACAATACGCGTGAGACGTTTGACGACGTAGACATCAATCGCGCTTTTGAAACGGAAGATGTCGCCGAAGTCGCTATCGTCAAAAAAGCCTTAGGTCAAACGCAGTTCTCACTCGCGATAGATTTCCACGAAGACTACGATGCGACTGGATTTTACCTATATGAAGGCAAGCGGGACGAGAAATATATAGGTCCCAAACTCGCCACCGCTGCGAAAGCGATTGGTCCAATAGATCCCGAGGATCCGGGTGAAGATGCCCCCGATCTCGCTGAAGGTGTCTACAAAGTTGCCACTTCATGGGGAACACAAGGCTTGGCACCTTACCTGTTGCATTTTCATAGCGAACATGTTATTATCTCTGAGACACCGACAGTCTGGCAACTGGAACAACGCGTAGCACTCCATTTAACAATACTGGATACCGCGCTCAACATTATCTCAGAAAGGGACGTATAA
- a CDS encoding tetratricopeptide repeat protein encodes MPTEAELYDVALTHFADNDLEAAVNAFKELIETYPDYIEGFLGLGHAYERMSLYDEAIAAIQKAIEINPKDPLVYTSLSMCYQRKGMIQEAEDAMAKSQQLQMEASGSST; translated from the coding sequence ATGCCGACCGAAGCAGAACTTTACGATGTCGCACTCACCCATTTTGCTGATAACGACCTCGAAGCGGCTGTTAATGCTTTTAAAGAACTGATTGAAACTTACCCAGACTATATTGAAGGATTTCTCGGGCTTGGACACGCCTACGAACGGATGAGTCTATACGATGAAGCCATTGCGGCTATCCAGAAGGCGATAGAAATCAACCCGAAGGACCCGCTTGTATATACCAGTTTGTCCATGTGTTATCAACGAAAAGGGATGATCCAAGAAGCAGAAGACGCGATGGCAAAGTCGCAGCAACTGCAGATGGAGGCATCCGGTTCATCTACATAA
- a CDS encoding mandelate racemase/muconate lactonizing enzyme family protein: MEDQQILSNVRTASQPSALKITDMRIVRTQTGGPILKLDTNQGIHGLGEVRDGASPTYALMLKSRIIGENPCNVDKIFRQVKQFGHHARQGGGICGIEMALMDLAGKAYGVPCYQLAGGKFRDKIRCYSDTPSFKDPEKMGKVLQERMDRGFTFLKMDIGIGLLRGTPGTVSAPAGNLETSNLMHPFTGIRLTEKGIAILCEYVETVRGIIGYEIPLAVDHFGHIGIEDCIRIARALEKYNLAWLEDMVPWQYTDQYVRLSNSCATPICTGEDIYCKEDFMPLFESRGIAIAHPDIATSGGILETKKIGDLAEEHGIAMAMHMAGTPIAAMASVHCAAATSNFMVLENHSVDNPWWDEMVTGLPNPIIEDGYINVPETPGLGIDLNEEVIREHLHAEETDYFAPTTEWDSERSHDRLWS, from the coding sequence ATGGAAGATCAACAGATACTCTCAAATGTCAGGACGGCTTCTCAACCCTCAGCCCTAAAAATCACCGATATGCGTATCGTTCGGACGCAAACAGGTGGTCCTATTTTGAAACTGGACACGAATCAAGGCATTCACGGTCTCGGCGAGGTCCGCGATGGCGCGAGTCCGACATACGCACTGATGCTCAAAAGCCGTATTATCGGTGAGAATCCGTGTAATGTCGATAAAATCTTTCGGCAGGTTAAACAGTTCGGTCACCACGCTCGGCAAGGCGGCGGTATCTGTGGGATTGAGATGGCATTGATGGACCTCGCTGGTAAGGCTTATGGCGTGCCGTGCTATCAACTCGCTGGCGGTAAATTCCGGGACAAAATCCGATGCTATAGCGATACCCCGTCCTTCAAAGATCCTGAAAAAATGGGGAAAGTGCTCCAAGAACGCATGGACAGAGGGTTCACCTTTCTGAAGATGGACATCGGTATTGGACTGCTTCGCGGAACGCCGGGCACGGTCTCGGCACCCGCGGGGAATTTGGAAACCTCTAACCTGATGCACCCGTTTACTGGTATCCGTCTTACTGAAAAGGGTATTGCTATATTATGTGAATACGTGGAAACGGTTCGGGGCATTATTGGTTATGAGATACCACTCGCGGTGGATCATTTTGGGCATATCGGTATTGAGGACTGTATCCGCATCGCGAGGGCATTGGAGAAATACAATCTCGCGTGGTTAGAGGATATGGTGCCGTGGCAGTATACCGATCAGTATGTGCGTCTCTCGAACTCGTGTGCGACCCCCATCTGCACGGGTGAGGACATCTATTGCAAAGAGGATTTCATGCCACTGTTCGAGAGTCGAGGAATTGCCATAGCACACCCGGATATTGCGACATCCGGCGGGATTTTAGAGACGAAGAAGATCGGTGATCTGGCAGAAGAGCACGGCATTGCGATGGCTATGCACATGGCAGGCACGCCTATCGCCGCAATGGCGAGTGTCCATTGTGCTGCGGCGACATCCAATTTTATGGTGTTGGAAAACCACTCTGTTGACAATCCGTGGTGGGATGAGATGGTAACTGGCTTGCCGAATCCGATTATTGAAGACGGTTATATCAATGTCCCAGAGACACCGGGGTTAGGCATCGATCTTAACGAAGAGGTCATCCGCGAGCATCTCCACGCAGAAGAGACAGACTACTTCGCGCCGACGACAGAATGGGACTCCGAACGTTCACACGATAGGTTATGGAGTTAG